The Wolbachia endosymbiont of Oedothorax gibbosus region AAGAGTCACCTAATTTTGATGCAGCGTGAGTTCCAACTGCAACTGCTTCTTGCCCTATTGATAGGTGACAAAACCCGCCTATTAATCCCGTCCCATATAATTGTCCTGCTTTTTCCTCAAATCTGCGTATGAGTAGCATTTTCCTGTAGAATCCAATTATCTGTTCTTTAGTGAAATTTTCTGCTTTCATATTAGTTTCTTTTTCATTAAACTAAAATAATATCAGAAATTTTTAACATTTTGTAATAAATCTCAATGGATTATTACCACTGGCTTGAAGCTTTTCACATTATTTCCGTCATTATGTGGATGGCAGGTATGCTTTATTTACCCAGACTTTATGTTTATCACGCAACTGTAAAACCAGGATCAGAAAATGATAACTTGCTTCAAACAATGGAAAAGAGGCTACTTAGATATATCATAAACCCTGCAATGCTTTTCTCACTTGGTTTGGGAATGACATTAATGATTATAAGAGAAGCATATCGCGAAGGGTGGTTCCATGTAAAAGCACTAGCATTACTCTTTATGGTTGCTATTCATGGGCTACTTGCAATGCATAGGAAAAGTTTTGTAATGGGTTCAAATGAAAAAACCCACGTTTACTTTCGCGTTTTAAATGAGGCAGTTACAGTATTGATAATAATCATAGTTATTATGGTTGTTGTGAAACCGTTTTAAACTTTGTAAACTCAAACTAAAATGAAGTTTTCAATTTCATCAACTGTAAGACCTGTAGTTTGAGATATGATATCAATTGATACACCTGCTTTAAGTAGATTCTTTGCAACTTCAATATCCCTTTC contains the following coding sequences:
- the hemJ gene encoding protoporphyrinogen oxidase HemJ, giving the protein MDYYHWLEAFHIISVIMWMAGMLYLPRLYVYHATVKPGSENDNLLQTMEKRLLRYIINPAMLFSLGLGMTLMIIREAYREGWFHVKALALLFMVAIHGLLAMHRKSFVMGSNEKTHVYFRVLNEAVTVLIIIIVIMVVVKPF